In Phocoena phocoena chromosome 3, mPhoPho1.1, whole genome shotgun sequence, a single window of DNA contains:
- the LOC136119935 gene encoding general transcription factor IIH subunit 2 isoform X5 has protein sequence MDEEPERTKRWEGGYERTWEILKEDESGSLKATIEDILFKAKRKRVFEHHGQVRLGMMRHLYVVVDGSRTMEDQDLKPNRLTCTLKLLEYFVEEYFDQNPISQIGIIVTKSKRAEKLTELSGNSRKHVISLKKAVDMTCHGEPSLYNSLSMAMQTLKHMPGHTSREVLIIFSSLTTCDPSNIYDLIKTLKAAKIRVSVIGLSAEVRVCTVLARETGGFPQHTIASLSDQDAKPSFSMAHLDSNTEPGLTLGGYFCPQCRAKYCELPVECKICGLTLVSAPHLARSYHHLFPLDAFQDIPLEEHNGERFCYACQGELKDQHVYVCTVCQNVFCVDCDIFVHDSLHCCPGCIHKIPAPSAI, from the exons atGGATGAGGAACCTGAAAGAACTAAGCGATGGGAAGGAGGCTATGAAAGAACATG GGAGATTCTTAAAGAAGATGAATCAGGATCACTTAAAGCTACAATAGAAGACATTCTCttcaaagcaaagagaaaaag GGTATTTGAGCACCATGGACAAGTTCGACTTGGAatg ATGCGCCATCTTTATGTGGTAGTAGATGGATCAAGAACAATGGAAGACCAGGATTTAAAGCCCAATAGACTGACATGTACTTTAAAG TTGTTGGAATACTTCGTAGAGGAATATTTTGATCAAAATCCTATTAGTCAG attggAATAATTGTAACAAAGAGTAAAAGAGCTGAAAAACTGACTGAACTCTCAG GAAACTCAAGGAAACACGTAATATCTTTGAAGAAAGCTGTAGATATGACTTGCCATGGAGAGCCATCTCTTTATAACTCCTTAAGCATGGCTATGCAGACTCTAAA acACATGCCCGGACATACAAGTAGAGAAGTCCTAATCATCTTTAGCAGTCTCACAACCTGTGATCCATCTAATATCTATGATCTAATCAAG ACCCTAAAGGCAGCTAAAATTAGAGTGTCTGTTATTGGATTGTCTGCAGAGGTTCGGGTTTGCACTGTGCTTGCTCGTGAAACTGGTG GATTTCCTCAGCATACCATTGCTTCTCTGTCTGATCAAGATGCAAAACCCTCTTTCAGTATGGC GCATCTGGATAGCAACACTGAGCCAGGACTTACATTAGGAGGCTATTTCTGCCCACAGTGTCGGGCAAAGTACTGTGAGCTTCCTGTTGAATGTAAAATCTGTG GTCTTACTTTGGTGTCTGCTCCCCACTTGGCACGGTCTTACCATCACTTATTTCCTTTGGATGCTTTTCAAGATATTCCCCTGGAAGAACATAATGGAGAAAG attttgttaTGCCTGTCAGGGGGAATTGAAAGACCAACAT GTCTATGTTTGCACTGTGTGCCAAAATGTTTTTTGTGTGGACTGTGATATTTTTGTTCATGACTCTCTCCATTGTTGTCCTGGCTGTATTCATAAGATTCCAGCTCCTTCAGCTATTTGA
- the LOC136119935 gene encoding general transcription factor IIH subunit 2 isoform X3, giving the protein MDEEPERTKRWEGGYERTWEILKEDESGSLKATIEDILFKAKRKRVFEHHGQVRLGMMRHLYVVVDGSRTMEDQDLKPNRLTCTLKLLEYFVEEYFDQNPISQIGIIVTKSKRAEKLTELSGNSRKHVISLKKAVDMTCHGEPSLYNSLSMAMQTLKHMPGHTSREVLIIFSSLTTCDPSNIYDLIKTLKAAKIRVSVIGLSAEVRVCTVLARETGGTYHVILDESHYKELLTHHVSPPPASSSSECSLIRMGFPQHTIASLSDQDAKPSFSMAHLDSNTEPGLTLGGYFCPQCRAKYCELPVECKICGLTLVSAPHLARSYHHLFPLDAFQDIPLEEHNGERSMFALCAKMFFVWTVIFLFMTLSIVVLAVFIRFQLLQLFDSSI; this is encoded by the exons atGGATGAGGAACCTGAAAGAACTAAGCGATGGGAAGGAGGCTATGAAAGAACATG GGAGATTCTTAAAGAAGATGAATCAGGATCACTTAAAGCTACAATAGAAGACATTCTCttcaaagcaaagagaaaaag GGTATTTGAGCACCATGGACAAGTTCGACTTGGAatg ATGCGCCATCTTTATGTGGTAGTAGATGGATCAAGAACAATGGAAGACCAGGATTTAAAGCCCAATAGACTGACATGTACTTTAAAG TTGTTGGAATACTTCGTAGAGGAATATTTTGATCAAAATCCTATTAGTCAG attggAATAATTGTAACAAAGAGTAAAAGAGCTGAAAAACTGACTGAACTCTCAG GAAACTCAAGGAAACACGTAATATCTTTGAAGAAAGCTGTAGATATGACTTGCCATGGAGAGCCATCTCTTTATAACTCCTTAAGCATGGCTATGCAGACTCTAAA acACATGCCCGGACATACAAGTAGAGAAGTCCTAATCATCTTTAGCAGTCTCACAACCTGTGATCCATCTAATATCTATGATCTAATCAAG ACCCTAAAGGCAGCTAAAATTAGAGTGTCTGTTATTGGATTGTCTGCAGAGGTTCGGGTTTGCACTGTGCTTGCTCGTGAAACTGGTG GCACATACCATGTTATTTTAGATGAAAGCCATTACAAAGAATTGCTGACACATCATGTTAGTCCTCCTCCTGCTAGCTCAAGCTCTGAATGCTCACTTATTCGTATGG GATTTCCTCAGCATACCATTGCTTCTCTGTCTGATCAAGATGCAAAACCCTCTTTCAGTATGGC GCATCTGGATAGCAACACTGAGCCAGGACTTACATTAGGAGGCTATTTCTGCCCACAGTGTCGGGCAAAGTACTGTGAGCTTCCTGTTGAATGTAAAATCTGTG GTCTTACTTTGGTGTCTGCTCCCCACTTGGCACGGTCTTACCATCACTTATTTCCTTTGGATGCTTTTCAAGATATTCCCCTGGAAGAACATAATGGAGAAAG GTCTATGTTTGCACTGTGTGCCAAAATGTTTTTTGTGTGGACTGTGATATTTTTGTTCATGACTCTCTCCATTGTTGTCCTGGCTGTATTCATAAGATTCCAGCTCCTTCAGCTATTTGATTCCAGCATATAA
- the LOC136119935 gene encoding general transcription factor IIH subunit 2 isoform X1 produces MDEEPERTKRWEGGYERTWEILKEDESGSLKATIEDILFKAKRKRVFEHHGQVRLGMMRHLYVVVDGSRTMEDQDLKPNRLTCTLKLLEYFVEEYFDQNPISQIGIIVTKSKRAEKLTELSGNSRKHVISLKKAVDMTCHGEPSLYNSLSMAMQTLKHMPGHTSREVLIIFSSLTTCDPSNIYDLIKTLKAAKIRVSVIGLSAEVRVCTVLARETGGTYHVILDESHYKELLTHHVSPPPASSSSECSLIRMGFPQHTIASLSDQDAKPSFSMAHLDSNTEPGLTLGGYFCPQCRAKYCELPVECKICGLTLVSAPHLARSYHHLFPLDAFQDIPLEEHNGERFCYACQGELKDQHVYVCTVCQNVFCVDCDIFVHDSLHCCPGCIHKIPAPSAI; encoded by the exons atGGATGAGGAACCTGAAAGAACTAAGCGATGGGAAGGAGGCTATGAAAGAACATG GGAGATTCTTAAAGAAGATGAATCAGGATCACTTAAAGCTACAATAGAAGACATTCTCttcaaagcaaagagaaaaag GGTATTTGAGCACCATGGACAAGTTCGACTTGGAatg ATGCGCCATCTTTATGTGGTAGTAGATGGATCAAGAACAATGGAAGACCAGGATTTAAAGCCCAATAGACTGACATGTACTTTAAAG TTGTTGGAATACTTCGTAGAGGAATATTTTGATCAAAATCCTATTAGTCAG attggAATAATTGTAACAAAGAGTAAAAGAGCTGAAAAACTGACTGAACTCTCAG GAAACTCAAGGAAACACGTAATATCTTTGAAGAAAGCTGTAGATATGACTTGCCATGGAGAGCCATCTCTTTATAACTCCTTAAGCATGGCTATGCAGACTCTAAA acACATGCCCGGACATACAAGTAGAGAAGTCCTAATCATCTTTAGCAGTCTCACAACCTGTGATCCATCTAATATCTATGATCTAATCAAG ACCCTAAAGGCAGCTAAAATTAGAGTGTCTGTTATTGGATTGTCTGCAGAGGTTCGGGTTTGCACTGTGCTTGCTCGTGAAACTGGTG GCACATACCATGTTATTTTAGATGAAAGCCATTACAAAGAATTGCTGACACATCATGTTAGTCCTCCTCCTGCTAGCTCAAGCTCTGAATGCTCACTTATTCGTATGG GATTTCCTCAGCATACCATTGCTTCTCTGTCTGATCAAGATGCAAAACCCTCTTTCAGTATGGC GCATCTGGATAGCAACACTGAGCCAGGACTTACATTAGGAGGCTATTTCTGCCCACAGTGTCGGGCAAAGTACTGTGAGCTTCCTGTTGAATGTAAAATCTGTG GTCTTACTTTGGTGTCTGCTCCCCACTTGGCACGGTCTTACCATCACTTATTTCCTTTGGATGCTTTTCAAGATATTCCCCTGGAAGAACATAATGGAGAAAG attttgttaTGCCTGTCAGGGGGAATTGAAAGACCAACAT GTCTATGTTTGCACTGTGTGCCAAAATGTTTTTTGTGTGGACTGTGATATTTTTGTTCATGACTCTCTCCATTGTTGTCCTGGCTGTATTCATAAGATTCCAGCTCCTTCAGCTATTTGA
- the LOC136119935 gene encoding general transcription factor IIH subunit 2 isoform X7, whose product MDEEPERTKRWEGGYERTWHLDSNTEPGLTLGGYFCPQCRAKYCELPVECKICGLTLVSAPHLARSYHHLFPLDAFQDIPLEEHNGERFCYACQGELKDQHVYVCTVCQNVFCVDCDIFVHDSLHCCPGCIHKIPAPSAI is encoded by the exons atGGATGAGGAACCTGAAAGAACTAAGCGATGGGAAGGAGGCTATGAAAGAACATG GCATCTGGATAGCAACACTGAGCCAGGACTTACATTAGGAGGCTATTTCTGCCCACAGTGTCGGGCAAAGTACTGTGAGCTTCCTGTTGAATGTAAAATCTGTG GTCTTACTTTGGTGTCTGCTCCCCACTTGGCACGGTCTTACCATCACTTATTTCCTTTGGATGCTTTTCAAGATATTCCCCTGGAAGAACATAATGGAGAAAG attttgttaTGCCTGTCAGGGGGAATTGAAAGACCAACAT GTCTATGTTTGCACTGTGTGCCAAAATGTTTTTTGTGTGGACTGTGATATTTTTGTTCATGACTCTCTCCATTGTTGTCCTGGCTGTATTCATAAGATTCCAGCTCCTTCAGCTATTTGA
- the LOC136119935 gene encoding general transcription factor IIH subunit 2 isoform X2, which yields MDEEPERTKRWEGGYERTWEILKEDESGSLKATIEDILFKAKRKRVFEHHGQVRLGMMRHLYVVVDGSRTMEDQDLKPNRLTCTLKLLEYFVEEYFDQNPISQIGIIVTKSKRAEKLTELSGNSRKHVISLKKAVDMTCHGEPSLYNSLSMAMQTLKHMPGHTSREVLIIFSSLTTCDPSNIYDLIKTLKAAKIRVSVIGLSAEVRVCTVLARETGTYHVILDESHYKELLTHHVSPPPASSSSECSLIRMGFPQHTIASLSDQDAKPSFSMAHLDSNTEPGLTLGGYFCPQCRAKYCELPVECKICGLTLVSAPHLARSYHHLFPLDAFQDIPLEEHNGERFCYACQGELKDQHVYVCTVCQNVFCVDCDIFVHDSLHCCPGCIHKIPAPSAI from the exons atGGATGAGGAACCTGAAAGAACTAAGCGATGGGAAGGAGGCTATGAAAGAACATG GGAGATTCTTAAAGAAGATGAATCAGGATCACTTAAAGCTACAATAGAAGACATTCTCttcaaagcaaagagaaaaag GGTATTTGAGCACCATGGACAAGTTCGACTTGGAatg ATGCGCCATCTTTATGTGGTAGTAGATGGATCAAGAACAATGGAAGACCAGGATTTAAAGCCCAATAGACTGACATGTACTTTAAAG TTGTTGGAATACTTCGTAGAGGAATATTTTGATCAAAATCCTATTAGTCAG attggAATAATTGTAACAAAGAGTAAAAGAGCTGAAAAACTGACTGAACTCTCAG GAAACTCAAGGAAACACGTAATATCTTTGAAGAAAGCTGTAGATATGACTTGCCATGGAGAGCCATCTCTTTATAACTCCTTAAGCATGGCTATGCAGACTCTAAA acACATGCCCGGACATACAAGTAGAGAAGTCCTAATCATCTTTAGCAGTCTCACAACCTGTGATCCATCTAATATCTATGATCTAATCAAG ACCCTAAAGGCAGCTAAAATTAGAGTGTCTGTTATTGGATTGTCTGCAGAGGTTCGGGTTTGCACTGTGCTTGCTCGTGAAACTG GCACATACCATGTTATTTTAGATGAAAGCCATTACAAAGAATTGCTGACACATCATGTTAGTCCTCCTCCTGCTAGCTCAAGCTCTGAATGCTCACTTATTCGTATGG GATTTCCTCAGCATACCATTGCTTCTCTGTCTGATCAAGATGCAAAACCCTCTTTCAGTATGGC GCATCTGGATAGCAACACTGAGCCAGGACTTACATTAGGAGGCTATTTCTGCCCACAGTGTCGGGCAAAGTACTGTGAGCTTCCTGTTGAATGTAAAATCTGTG GTCTTACTTTGGTGTCTGCTCCCCACTTGGCACGGTCTTACCATCACTTATTTCCTTTGGATGCTTTTCAAGATATTCCCCTGGAAGAACATAATGGAGAAAG attttgttaTGCCTGTCAGGGGGAATTGAAAGACCAACAT GTCTATGTTTGCACTGTGTGCCAAAATGTTTTTTGTGTGGACTGTGATATTTTTGTTCATGACTCTCTCCATTGTTGTCCTGGCTGTATTCATAAGATTCCAGCTCCTTCAGCTATTTGA
- the LOC136119935 gene encoding general transcription factor IIH subunit 2 isoform X6 — protein sequence MDEEPERTKRWEGGYERTWEILKEDESGSLKATIEDILFKAKRKRVFEHHGQVRLGMMRHLYVVVDGSRTMEDQDLKPNRLTCTLKIGIIVTKSKRAEKLTELSGNSRKHVISLKKAVDMTCHGEPSLYNSLSMAMQTLKHLDSNTEPGLTLGGYFCPQCRAKYCELPVECKICGLTLVSAPHLARSYHHLFPLDAFQDIPLEEHNGERFCYACQGELKDQHVYVCTVCQNVFCVDCDIFVHDSLHCCPGCIHKIPAPSAI from the exons atGGATGAGGAACCTGAAAGAACTAAGCGATGGGAAGGAGGCTATGAAAGAACATG GGAGATTCTTAAAGAAGATGAATCAGGATCACTTAAAGCTACAATAGAAGACATTCTCttcaaagcaaagagaaaaag GGTATTTGAGCACCATGGACAAGTTCGACTTGGAatg ATGCGCCATCTTTATGTGGTAGTAGATGGATCAAGAACAATGGAAGACCAGGATTTAAAGCCCAATAGACTGACATGTACTTTAAAG attggAATAATTGTAACAAAGAGTAAAAGAGCTGAAAAACTGACTGAACTCTCAG GAAACTCAAGGAAACACGTAATATCTTTGAAGAAAGCTGTAGATATGACTTGCCATGGAGAGCCATCTCTTTATAACTCCTTAAGCATGGCTATGCAGACTCTAAA GCATCTGGATAGCAACACTGAGCCAGGACTTACATTAGGAGGCTATTTCTGCCCACAGTGTCGGGCAAAGTACTGTGAGCTTCCTGTTGAATGTAAAATCTGTG GTCTTACTTTGGTGTCTGCTCCCCACTTGGCACGGTCTTACCATCACTTATTTCCTTTGGATGCTTTTCAAGATATTCCCCTGGAAGAACATAATGGAGAAAG attttgttaTGCCTGTCAGGGGGAATTGAAAGACCAACAT GTCTATGTTTGCACTGTGTGCCAAAATGTTTTTTGTGTGGACTGTGATATTTTTGTTCATGACTCTCTCCATTGTTGTCCTGGCTGTATTCATAAGATTCCAGCTCCTTCAGCTATTTGA
- the LOC136119935 gene encoding general transcription factor IIH subunit 2 isoform X4, with the protein MDEEPERTKRWEGGYERTWEILKEDESGSLKATIEDILFKAKRKRVFEHHGQVRLGMMRHLYVVVDGSRTMEDQDLKPNRLTCTLKIGIIVTKSKRAEKLTELSGNSRKHVISLKKAVDMTCHGEPSLYNSLSMAMQTLKHMPGHTSREVLIIFSSLTTCDPSNIYDLIKTLKAAKIRVSVIGLSAEVRVCTVLARETGGTYHVILDESHYKELLTHHVSPPPASSSSECSLIRMGFPQHTIASLSDQDAKPSFSMAHLDSNTEPGLTLGGYFCPQCRAKYCELPVECKICGLTLVSAPHLARSYHHLFPLDAFQDIPLEEHNGERFCYACQGELKDQHVYVCTVCQNVFCVDCDIFVHDSLHCCPGCIHKIPAPSAI; encoded by the exons atGGATGAGGAACCTGAAAGAACTAAGCGATGGGAAGGAGGCTATGAAAGAACATG GGAGATTCTTAAAGAAGATGAATCAGGATCACTTAAAGCTACAATAGAAGACATTCTCttcaaagcaaagagaaaaag GGTATTTGAGCACCATGGACAAGTTCGACTTGGAatg ATGCGCCATCTTTATGTGGTAGTAGATGGATCAAGAACAATGGAAGACCAGGATTTAAAGCCCAATAGACTGACATGTACTTTAAAG attggAATAATTGTAACAAAGAGTAAAAGAGCTGAAAAACTGACTGAACTCTCAG GAAACTCAAGGAAACACGTAATATCTTTGAAGAAAGCTGTAGATATGACTTGCCATGGAGAGCCATCTCTTTATAACTCCTTAAGCATGGCTATGCAGACTCTAAA acACATGCCCGGACATACAAGTAGAGAAGTCCTAATCATCTTTAGCAGTCTCACAACCTGTGATCCATCTAATATCTATGATCTAATCAAG ACCCTAAAGGCAGCTAAAATTAGAGTGTCTGTTATTGGATTGTCTGCAGAGGTTCGGGTTTGCACTGTGCTTGCTCGTGAAACTGGTG GCACATACCATGTTATTTTAGATGAAAGCCATTACAAAGAATTGCTGACACATCATGTTAGTCCTCCTCCTGCTAGCTCAAGCTCTGAATGCTCACTTATTCGTATGG GATTTCCTCAGCATACCATTGCTTCTCTGTCTGATCAAGATGCAAAACCCTCTTTCAGTATGGC GCATCTGGATAGCAACACTGAGCCAGGACTTACATTAGGAGGCTATTTCTGCCCACAGTGTCGGGCAAAGTACTGTGAGCTTCCTGTTGAATGTAAAATCTGTG GTCTTACTTTGGTGTCTGCTCCCCACTTGGCACGGTCTTACCATCACTTATTTCCTTTGGATGCTTTTCAAGATATTCCCCTGGAAGAACATAATGGAGAAAG attttgttaTGCCTGTCAGGGGGAATTGAAAGACCAACAT GTCTATGTTTGCACTGTGTGCCAAAATGTTTTTTGTGTGGACTGTGATATTTTTGTTCATGACTCTCTCCATTGTTGTCCTGGCTGTATTCATAAGATTCCAGCTCCTTCAGCTATTTGA